In the Sandaracinus amylolyticus genome, CAGGCGGAGGTGCAGTTCCGGCTCGCGCAGCGCTGAGGATCGCGCACATGGGCGCGCCCACCCACGCCCATGTGCGCCGCGCGGGCCGCCCACCTCCGCATCCGGAGCGCCCCGTGATATCCCGATCCGGTGCGCGCTCTCGTGCTCGCGTTCCTCGCCGCGACGGTCATGGCTTGTGGACCGGTCGCCTCCGACCTCGACGGCGGCGGTGATCGTCTCGACGCGGGCCCCGACGCGCAGCTCGGGCTCGACGACGCGGGCACGATGCCCGACGACGCGTCGCTCGACGGCGCGTCGGACTGGGGCCCGTGCACGGCCTCGGGCATCGCGGGGCGCTGCGTCGACGTCGCGGCGTGCGAGGGCACCTCGACGCCCGGCCTCTGCCCCGGCCCGACGAGCATCCAGTGCTGCACCGCGCCGCGCGACGGCGGCACTTCGTCGACGTGTGATCCCGACGCGCGCCCGCTGCCCAACGAAGGGCTCGTCGAAGAGCCCGGCGAAGACGGATGCCCCGCCGGCATGGTGCGGGTCACCGACGCGTTCTGCATCGATCGGTTCGAGGCCTCGCTCGTCGAGGTGCTCGCGGACGGATCGACGCGCGGTTGGTCGCCCTACTTCGAGCCGGTCGGCGTGCGCGTGCGCGCGACGTCGCTGCGCGGCGCGGTCCCGCAGGGCTACATCCGCGGCACCCAAGCGGCCGCGGCGTGCACCGAAGCGGGCAAGCGCCTCTGCACCAACACCGAGTGGCTGCGCGCGTGTCAGGGCTCGAGCGGTACGACGTATCCGTACGGCGCGACGCGCATGCCCGGCTGGTGCAACGACGCGCGCGCGCAGCACCCCGCGGTCGAGTACTTCATGACGAGCGCGGACTGGATCTACTCCGAGCTCGATCATCCGTGCCTGAGCCAGCTGCCCGACTCGCTCGCGCGCACCGGCGATCACCCGATGTGCGAGAGCGAGAGCGGCGCGCTCGACATGATGGGCAACCTGCACGAGTGGACGTCGGATCCCGCGGGCACGTTCCGCGGCGGCTTCTACGTCGACACCGTGCGCAACGGTCCCGGCTGCCTCTACACGACGACGGCGCACGACGTCTCGCACCGCGACTACTCGACGGGCTTTCGCTGCTGCTGGAGCGAGTGATCGGCGAGCCAGTCGCTCGTGTTACTCCTTCTGCCGTGCACGCCTTTCCACGCCTCGCAGTCGTGCTGCTCTCGGCCTCGCTCGTCGCCTGCGGAGACGACGCGACGAGCCAGCCCGACGACGCGAGCACGCCCGTCGACGCGACGATCACCGAGCTCGACGCGAGCGGATGCCCATCGTTCGAGGGCGCGTACGGCGTCGGTCTCGACGAGACCTGCCTGCGCGGCACCGCGCTCGAGCTCGGCACGCTGTGCATCGCTCAGCACGGATGTGCAGCGACGATCTCGGGGAGCCTCGGCGCGATCGACGCGACCGTCGAGGGCGACGTGCTGCGCTTCGAAGCAGGCGGGCTCGCGTGCACCGGGCGTCGTGATCGCGGTGCGATCGACATCACGTGCAGTGACGAGTCGATCGGCTTCTCGTGCGAGGCCCGCGCGTCGTCGACGCGCGCGCTCGATCACGCATGCTGCGTCGCCGACGACGAGTGCACCGCCGAGGAGCGCTGCGCGCCCGTCAACCTCGGGCTCGATGCGCCCGCGCCGATCGTGAGCGCGTGCGTGCGGCGCGGCGCAGCGATGGCCGGCGAGGCGTGCACCGTCGGCGGCTCCGGCACCGACGACTGCGGCGCCGGGCTCACCTGCACCGCCGGCAGCCTCGGCGACGACATGATCGTGTGCCGCTCGATCTGCCGCGACGACGGCGAGTGCGGCGAGGGACAGGCGTGCCGCTGGTACGCGCTCACCGCGCCGCCGGTCGGCTACTGCGTGCCGAGCTGCACGCGCTTCGGCACCGAGTGCCCGTCGTTCGCCACGTGCGACGGCGCGACCGTGCTCGATGCGGAGGGCGCGATCACCGACGGCCTCGCGTGTCGCGCGATCGGCACCACGCCGAGCGGCGAGATCTGCCATCGCAGCGTCGACTGCCCCGCCGATCACGCCTGCACCCGCGCCGGTGCCCCCGAGGCGCGCTGTCGGCCGTTCTGTGACGACGCACACCCCTGCGACGAGAGCAGCACCTGCATGCCGCAGGGCAGTGGTGACGCCTCGGGCCTGTGCGTGCCGCGTTGAGCCCCGCCGTGTGGAAAAGCTCACGCGCGGGCGCGACCCACGCTCGTGCGCACGCTCGTCCTCGCCTCGCTCCTGCTCGTCTGCTCGGTGATCGTGTCGGGATGCGGCGCGCGCTCGCCGCTCGATCCCATCTGGAGCAACGACGAGCCCGCGTCGGATGACGCGGGCTCGCCGAGCGATCCCGGCCTCCGCGACGCGGACGTGCCGCGCGACGCGCGCGCCGACGAGCGCGACGCCGCGATCCCGCTCGACGACGGCGGGCGCGATCCGATCGAGGAGAGCCCGCGCGTCGAGATCGTCTCGGCGGGCTGGCGACACAGCTGCGCGCTGCGCGGAGGACGCGCGCTGTGCTGGGGCAACAACGCGAGCGGTCAGCTCGGCGACGGCACCTACGTCGACCGCGACGCGCCGGTCGAGGTGCTGCACGACGAGCCCTTCGCCGAGATCTCCGCGGGCATGCAGCACACCTGCGCGCGCTCGCGCCGCGGCGAGATCTGGTGCTGGGGCCACAACCTCCACGGTCAGGTCGGCGTGGTGCTCGGGGAGTCGAGCACGACGAATCGCCCGGTGCGCGTGCCCGGCATCACGGGCGCGCGCGGCGTGAGCGCCGCGGGACAGCACACCTGCGCGGTGCGCTCCGATCGCACCGCGACCTGCTGGGGCCACGGCGCGTTCGGACAGCTCGGCCACGGCGACACCGCCTCGACCACGACGCCGATCACGGTCGTCGCGCTCGATCGCATCGAGCACATCGAAGCGGGCTGGCGACACACCTGCGCGGTGCGCGACGACGGCAGCGTGTGGTGCTGGGGCCAGAACCTCGAGCGCCAGCTGGGCGTCGAGCGCGTCGAGGCGATCCTCACGCCGGTGCAGGTGCCCGGCGTCGCGGGCGCGGAGCAGGTGAGCGCGGGCACGCACCACACGTGCGCGGTGCTCGAGGGCGGACGCGTCTCGTGCTGGGGCTCGATGGGCCCTTCGGGCCGCGCCGAAGGACCGTTCCCTGCGCACGAGATCGTCGGCCTCTCGCGCGCGCTGCAGGTCGGCGCGGGCGAGCGGGGACGCGCGTGCGTGGTGCACGAGAACGGCTCGCTCGGGTGCTTCCCGGTGCTCGTCCCGCACGTCGGCGCCGACGTGCGCATCGGGCCCTTCGGCGCGCGTCGCTACTCGATCGGCTTCGAGCACGCGTGCGTCGCGCTCGAGGACGGCGGCGTCGCGTGCTTCGGCGAGGACGACTACGGCCAGCTCGGCGACGGCGCGCCCCGCGTCGGATCGACCACGCCGGTGCGCGTGGTCGGCTTCTGATCGCTCAGCCCAGCTGGAGTGCTCGCTGGCGGCAGCGAGCCGATTTTGGACACCGCTCAGCGACGGCGGGCGGCGCGCTCGGGCTTCTGCACGATGAACAGGTAGTTGAAGCCGCGCAGGAAGAAGTTCTGCTCCTCCGCGGCCTTGTGGTAGTTGCCCATCTTCAGCGTCTTGTGGTGCCGAGTGACGGCCACGACGTCGAGCGGGATCATCAGCGACGCGAGCTGCGCGAAGAGCTGGAAGCCCACCGGCGCGAAGCCCTTCTTCTTCTCGAAGTAGTCGCACACGTAGAGGCCCATCACGCCGCCGGGCACGAGCACGCGCGCGCACTCGCGCAGCACCTGGCCCATCGCCTCGTAGTAGCGCGGGTCGTACGCGCTGAGCTTCCCGATGCAGGCGGGATCCTCGGAGTAGTCGATGTGATCGCCGTAGGGCGGATCGAGGAAGACGAGCTGCACGCTCTCCTTCCCGAGCGGGAGCTTGCGCGCGTCGGACTTCTCGATGTCGTCGCGGAACGGCGCGAGATCGAACCCGCGCGCGCGGCGGTTCGTGTCCTTCGCGACGTCGATCGTCGTGCCCGAGCCGCACATCGGATCGACGACGAGATCGCCCTCGCGCGTGTAGCGCTGGATGAGATTCCAGATGACGTACGAGGGCGTCGCGCCGACGTAGCGCTGATCGCCCTGCATGCCCGCGCCGTAGTGCTGCGAGGGGTACTCCCAGAGCGTCGTGGTCTGGACCCGCAGCGGCGGCTTGCTCGGGCGCTGGACCGGCTTGCCGCGATGGGACGGCGCAGGGCGGGGATCACGGTCGTCGGGACGTCGCATGCGATCCCCGCAGTCTTGGCACGTGCGCTCAAGAGGCGCTGGTGCGCGCCATCAGGTGCAGCACGAACCCCGCGATCACCGCCATCCCGAGGTCGAGCAGCGTGCTCCCGAGCAGCGCGTACGCCGCGCCCTCGAACGCAGGAACACGCCCCGGCTCGCGCTCGGCATCGACCGCGCGGAACGCGATGCGCGTGGTGATCGCGCCCACGATCGCGCTGAGCAGCGGCGCGACCCAGGGGTGCTCGATCGCGCTCGCACCGAGGGCGCCCGCGTGATCGGTGAGGATCAGGATCGGCAGCACGACCGAGAGCAGCGTGATGGCGATGGTCGCCGCGAGCCCGACGTGGAAGCGCGCGCGCACCGACGACGCGAGCGCGTACACCACGGTGAGCGCCTTGATCGCGACGACGACGTGCACGCCCGCCGATGTACCGGATCAGCGCGTGCAGATCGAGGTCACGTGCTCGCGGTAGTAGGGCAGCTCGTCGTCCCAGTACTCGCCGTCGAAGGGCCAGATCTGATCGCCCTGCACCGCGACGATCGAGGTCGGGCGCTCGGGCTCGCGCGTGAGCGGTACGCCGTCCTCGAGGGCGCGGCGCCGCGCGGTCTCGATCTCGAGCTGTACGGTGTCGATCTCGTTCGCGCGCGCACGGAGCTCGTCCGCGAGCCGTGCGATGCGGGTGCGCACCGACTCCCCGGCGCGGGTGACCGCGAGCGCACGCTGGATCGCGAGCTCCTGCGCGACGCGCGCCGCGAGCGACGTGCCCGCGAACGACGCGCGATCGACGCGCGCGATCTCGGCATCGATCGAGCGCACCAGGACGAGCTGTCGTGCGATCTCGCGATCGGCGAACGTGGTGCGCAGCACGCGACCGAGCACACCCGAGGGACCGCGATCCGAGCGCACCGCATCGAGCAGCGCATAGGCCGCATCCGCATCGTCGAGGCCGCGTTCCTGCGCGCCGATCCGATCGAGCAGCGCGTCGTAGCGCGTGTGGAAGTCGGCGACCGAGCGCTCCGCCGCCTCGTAGCGACAGTGCTCGAAGTAGATCGTCGCGCGCAGCACCAGCGCCTCGGGGTGCACGCGATCCTCGAGCTGCGGTGAGAGCAGTCCGTGCACGTGACCGAGCGCGCGTGCGTGCTCGCCGAGCAGGTAGAGCGCCCACGACTCCTCGAAGAACGCGTCGAGCCCGTGCACGCTGCCGAAATCGACGCGCTGCCACGCCTCGAGCGCGCGCTCGAGCAGCACGGTCTGGCGCGCGGGATCGGCGCTCTCGCGCCCCGGCGTCGCCGCGGTGTACGCGACGCGCGCGATCGCGATGCGCGCGAGGTCGCGCAGGTGCTCGCGCTCGCCGCTGCCTCCGTCGCGATCGGTGCCCACGGCATCGATCACCGCCTGGAACGCCTGGGTCGCCGGCTGCGCGCGACGACGCCGCACGTGCGCGATGCCTTCCCAGTACCGCGATGGCACGTACCAGCGAGTGCCGGTTCGAGCGCGTGCGAAGAGCCGCGCCGCCGCGTCGAAGTCGCCCGCGAGGTAGCGGGCGCGCGCGAGCAGGTGCAGCAGCGCGTCGTGCGACGGCGTGCCCTGGAGTCGCACCAGCCGATCCTCGGAGTAGTGCGACACGGTGTCGACGAGCGCGTCGGGATCGGGCGCGCGCTGTGCGATGCGACCGAGCAGATCGAGCGCCTCGTCGTGCTGGGTGTGTGCCTCGCCGCGTCGCGCGATCGCATCGACCATCGCGAACGACGACTGCACGAACCCGCCGCGGAACAGGCACTCCGCGAGCAGGAGCTCGGCGCGCTCGATCGCCGCGGGCGCGTCCTCGCTCTCGCCCTCGACCACGCGCTGCAGCATCGGCATCGCTTCGTCGCACCGGCCTGCGGCGTAGGCGCGCAGCGCGTCGGCGTGCAGCGTCGACGGGACCTCGCTCGGGGCGGGTGAGGACTTCGCGCTCGAGGGCACGCGCGCGAGCGCGGCGAGCCACGACGCGTCCACGATCGGCTCGTCGATCTCGGGCGTCACCGCGGCCCGCGCGCGCCATCGCGAGCGCGGCGGCGGGGCAGCAGGCTCCGCGATCGGCTCGACCCGCGGTGCCTCGGCGACGACGGGCTCGGGCGCGATCACGATCGCGGCGTGCTCCACCTCCGGCGCCCGCACCACCTCGCGCGCCGGCGCCGCCGCGACCTCGCCGCCGCTCACGAGCAGCGCGACGACCCCCGCGACCACCCACGCGCCACCCGAGCCACCGCGCCGCCCGCGCGCCGCGCCCGCGACCACCTCCGCGCGCAACACCGCGAGCGCTTCGCCCTCGGGCGCCGCACCGCGCAGCACCTCGACGAGCTCGCGCAGCATCGCGTCGTCGTCGTGCATCCCACCGCTCATTCCGCCCTCCCACCGGCGCGAAGGCGACGCAGCGCCTCCGCGATCTCCTTCCGCGCCGCGTAGAGCCGCGAGTACGCGGTCTGCAGCGGACAACCCACGATCTCCGCGACCTCCGGCATCGGCAGCTGCTCGACCTCGTAGAGGACGAAGACCGCGCGCTTGTCCTCGGCGATGCCGCCGAGGATCTCGATCGCCTGCGCGAGACGGCGCGTGCGCTCGAGCTCGTCCTGCGGCGTGCGCTCGCCGATCGGCTCGCTCGTCTCCGGTGCCTCGCGCGCGCGTCGTCGCGCCGCATCACGCCGCGCCGCGAGCGCCTTGCGCACGCAGATCGCGTAGAGCCACGTCCGCAGCGACGCGCGACCGTCGAGCTCGCGCAATCGACGCTGCACCACGAGGAAGACCTCCTGGCACACGTCGGCGAGCTCCTGATCGCGCACCCCGAGACAGCGCAAGACGCGCGCGACGTACTTGCCGTGCGCGTCGAACACGGCGCCCACGTCGACGCCGCCCGCGCCCACCGCGCGAGCGCGCGCCGCGGCGAGCGCCACCTCCAGCCCGTCTTCGCGCCCCGCGTCCACGCCCGTCGGTTCCTCCGGGCTCGCGCGTTTCTGATCGAAAACGCGCCTGCGGGATCGAGGCTACCGAAAAAGAAATCGGCTCGCCGCTCCGGTCCCTTCCGTCCGCGCGCTCCCGTCCGGTCCCTCCGGGACGAGCACTCGGGCGAGGCCCAAAATGCGAACGCGCCGGAGCAGGTGCCCCGGCGCGTCCTCGTTCGACCCTCTCTCGCGACGTCAGCGAGGCGCGACCGCGCTCAGCGGAACCGGCATGAGGTTCCACGTCATGATCGCGCGCGGCACCTCGCGACGCAGCATCACCTCGCGGCGCGCGCGCCCGTTCACCCATACGTACCGGCGCAGCTCGCCCTGCTCGTCCGCGCCCACGTAGAGCTCGTCCTTGCCGTCGCCGTCGAGGTCGGTGAGCAGCGCCGCGTGCTCGAAGCCGCTCGACTCGCGATCGATGCTCTCGAGCGACCACTCGCCGCGCGGATCGCGACCCGGACGCGCGAGCCAGAGCCCGCTGCGGAACGTCGCGATCACCATCTCGCGGCGCCCGTCTCCGTCGACGTCGCCGACGGTCAGGAAGCGCGTGAGGCGCTCGCCCGGGATGCGCGCGATCACGTTGCCCGCGGTCGGCGCGGTGTCCGCGTCGTAGCGACGGATCTCGACCGGCTCGACGATCTCGAGGGCCGCGCCGCTGCCCCGCGTGAGCGCCTCGACCGCGACGTAGAGCTCGTCGCGACCGTCGCCGTCCGCGTCGCCGACCCAGATCTCCTTCGCGTGACGGTTCCCGAGGTCCGCGACGACCGTGCGGCCCTGCTGCGCGCGCGGCACGTAGCGCACGACCTGACCGCTCTGCTCGCCGCCCCCGAGATCGTTGGGCTCGCTCGGCGTCGCGTAGATCTCGAGCTGCCCGTCGCCGTTCAGATCGCCGATCTCGATCTCGTGCACGAACGTGTTGGGCTCGCGATCCAGACGATCGATCGTCCACCCGCTCGCGCCCGGACGCACCGTCGCGACCACGCCCTGATCGTGCGTCGCGACGGCGATCGCGGGGCCATCGCCGTACACGTTCGCGATCTCCGCGTCGCGCATGCGGTTGAACTGGCCGCCGAACTCCTCGGTCCAGAGCGTCTCGCTGGTCCACCCGCTCGCGCCGCGACGCCAGAGCTTCACCGCCGCGGCCATGCCGCCCAGCGTGACGATCCCCGGCTCACCCGTCGGCGGCTGCCACCAGAGCGCCTTGTGGAAGACGTTGCTGCGGGGATCCTCGATCACCTCGGCGCGCCACTGATCGCCGTCGGGCGTGAGGATCTCGAGGCGTGCCGGGCCGGGCGTCGCGGTGACCGCGCCGTTCTCGACGCGGAACTGCGAGCTCGCGACGAGGAGCCCGCGCTGCTCGCCCTGGGTGCGCGCCGCGGTCGGGGTCGGAGGCGTCGGAGCCGGGGCAGGCGGCGCCTCCGTGGGCGGGCTCGGCGGGGTCGCCGGCTCCGTTCCTCCCGAGCACCCCACGCACGACGCGATCGCGCACACCGCGATCCCGACCACGATCCCGACGATCCGAGCCTTTCGCATGGCCCCCCACCTACCAAGCGCGGATCCACTGAGCAAATTCTCAGAGGCTCTGTCGTCCCGTCCTTCGGGCACTACACTCCGCCCGAATGGAGAGGCCGCCCGAATGAAGAGGCCCGCATGAACGCGCCCGTGCTCAAGCGCGACGAGAAGGCGGCTCGCATCGTCGAGATCCTCGAGAAGCTCTACCCCAGCCCGCCGATCCCGCTCGATCACGTCGACCCCTTCACCCTGCTCGTCGCGGTCGTGCTCTCCGCGCAGACCACGGACAAGAAGGTCAACGAGGTCACGCCCGCGCTCTTCGCGGCCGCGCCCACGCCCGAGAAGATGGCGGCGCTGAGCGAGGCCGAGATCCTCGCGTACATCCGCCAGGTCGGGCTCTCGCCGCAGAAGTCGAAGGCGCTCAAGGGCCTCGCGACGAAGATCGTGAACGAGCACGGTGGTCAGGTGCCGCGCACGTTCGAGGCGCTCGAGGCGCTGCCCGGCGTGGGCCACAAGACCGCGTCGGTGGTGATGATCCAGGCGTTCGGCCACCCGGCGTTCCCGGTCGACACCCACATCCACCGGCTCGCGTGGCGCTGGGGCCTCTCCGACGGGTCGAACGTCGAGCGCACCGAGGCGGACCTCAAGCGCACCTTCGATCGATCGAAGTGGGACAAGCTGCACCTGCAGATCATCTACTTCGGTCGCGAGCACTGCCCTGCGCTGCGCCACGATCTGAGCGCGTGCCCGATCTGCTCGTGGGCCGCGCCCGCGAAGGTACGCGCCGCCGAGGCCAAGGGCGGTCCGAAGAGCAAGGGGCGCAAGCGATGACGACGATCAACGCCGCGCTGCTCGCGGCGGCGCTGCTCTTCGTGCTCTTCATCGTCGCGCAGGCGCTGCTGCCCGCCATCCTGCGGAGGCGCGGCGATCGCGCCGCCAACACCAAGGTCGACGAGGCGATCCTGCGCGGCAACGACACCGCGCGTGCCGTCTCGGAGCGCGCCGACGCGTTCCGGGAGGCGGCGACGATCGCGCTCGACGAGCTTCGGCGCCCTCGCCTCGCGCTGCGTCTGTTGGCGAGCGGGGAATCGATCGCGCCGGGCGAGCCCGCGACCATCGCCCTGGTCGAGCGTGCGATGATGCGCGCCAAGGATCTCGAGGGGCTCGAGCGATACTTGTGGCAGACGATGGACGCGCACCCGGGCTCGCCCGCGCACACGCGCGCGCTCGACGCGCTCCTCGCGCTCTACGAGGGCCCGATGAAGACGCCCGAGCGCGCCCGGGTGCTTCGCGCGATGAGCGCGCCTCGCGACGCAACGACCGAGCGCCCGTCTCGATGAGCCGCCCCAGCGACATGCCTCAGCACCAGCCAGCCCGCCGCGCGCTCACCAGCGCGCTCCTCTGCGCCCTCGTTTCGATCTCCGCGCGCACCGCACACGCGCAGGATACGTGGGGCGTGATCGTCGCGACGACGCGTCCCACCGAGATGCAGCGCGCGATCGAGACCGCCGATCACTCCGCCGCCGCGCTGAGCGCGACCGTCGGCGGGGTGATCCCCAACGAGCGCGCCGTCGCGCGCGTGGAGAGCGCGCTCAGCGAGCCCTTCCGCGCCGCGCCGCCGGAGATCGGGCGGCGCCTCGGGCAAGCGGCGGAAGCGGTGCTCGAGGACGTCGCGTTCGGTCGCAACCAGCAGGGGCTCGACGTGGGTCAGCCGCTGCTCGCCGAGCTCGATCCGCACCTCGCAGGGCTCGGCCGCGACGAGCAGACCGCGAGCGACGTCGCGAACCTCTGCCTCTATCTCGTGCGCGCCCACGTGCAGAAGCGCGACATCGGTGCGGCGCGACAGCAGGTCCAGGTGTGCCTGCGACTGGTGCCCGATCTGCGCGCCGACGAGCGATTGCACCCGCCGAGCGTGCGCGACCTCGTGAGCGAGGCGCGCGCGTCGCTCGAGCGCGGCGAGGGCGGGATCCTCGCGGTGCACGCGGCACCGACCGATCCCGAGGGATGCGCGATCCGGGTGAACGGTCGTCGCATGGGCCAGACGCCGTGGGCGCGCGTGCCGCTGCCGCCCGGGCCCTACGTGGTGCAGATCGAGTGCGCCGCCGATCGCGCGGGGCGCGTGCATCCGGTGCAGGTCGCGGGCGACTCGCCGACCCGCGTGATGATCCACGTCGAGCTCGCGCAGCGGCTCACGACGCGCCCCGCGCTCGCACTGGTCTATACGTCGCGCGAGCAGCTCGCGAACCACCTGCCGGAGGACGTGGCGCTCATCGCGCACACGCTCGGCGCGACGCGGATGCTCGCGGCGGTGGACGATGGCCGCAACCTCGCGGTGCGCGCGTTCGCGGTGAGCGACGAGGGCCCGCTGCTCGTCGGCTCGGCGCCGGTGCCCGAGCCGATCGACATGACGCGCAGCCGCGAGGCGGTCGCAGCGGTGCTTTCCGGACGTCAGCTCGACGCGCCGGTCGAGAGCGCGGTGCCGAGCGATGCGCGCGAAGAGGAAACGGCGCACGTGCAGGCAGGCGGCGGTGGCGCGCCGAACGTCGCGTCGCTCGTGCTCGGATCGATCCTCGCGCTGGGCGGCGCCGCGGGCCTGTGCGTCGGTTGGTACTACTGGACCGAGCTCGAAGCAGCGTGGGCGACGTTCGACACGTTCGAGAACGTCGAGATGACCGTCGCCTACGCGCAAGCGCAGGACGACATCTTCATGACGCGCTGGATCGTGCTCGGCACGGGCATCGGCGGTGGCGCGCTGCTCACGATGGCGCTGCCGTTCCTTCTGCCGCACGAGGAAGGCGTGCCGTGGTGGTCGTTCATCCCCGCGGCTGCTGGCGCGGCATTGGCGGGCGTCGGCATCTGGCAGCTCACCGAGGACGGCGAAGCGATCGGCCCGCCGCAGACGCTCACGACGGAGCCCGCATGGCTCGGTGCGCACCTGATCGCGCACGCGGTGCCACTGCTCTCGGTGCCGTTCATCTATCTCGTGCGCGACGCGACGCGCGATCGCAGCGCAGGCGCCGCGGTGCACGTCGACGACCAGCGCGCCGAGCTCCGGGTCTGGGGCTCCTTCTGAGCCCGAGCTGGAGCATCTGACTTCGCGCGGCACTTCGTCGCGCCGGAGGCGAGACGATATCTCGCGGAGAGGAGTGTCTTCGTGTCGAAAAAGCTAGTTCTGGCGTTTGTGTTCGCAGCCGTCGTCAGCGGCATTGGAACGACTGCCAATCGCGCTCGCGCCCTCGTGCGTCGCTTCGGGTCGCATCTGTGCGTGCAGGGCACGAGCGGCTTCGAGGCCGACAACTGGGGGTTCTATTACAAAGGGAGCCGCACCCGGGCTCCTCTGTACTGCTCGTTCGTCGACGACTCGACGTTCAATCACGACCAAGTGGAGACGCTCAACGTGCATTTCCGTGACATGCGCGGCACGACGGATGGATTCGGCGCAGCCGCGTGCGTCACGCGATCGAGCAGATGGTCGACTGCTTGCGGTCCGGTGCGCACCGGCGGGCGCCCCGTAGGCGAGGTCGGTTGGATCACGCTGACCGGACGTGATCTCGAGACCTGGCGCGCCAATCCGAACGGTTTCCCGTACGTGTTCGTCGGATTCCCGCCGGGCGAAGGATCGACGGCGAGCAGCACCGTTCTCGGCTTCTACGCGGAGGATTGAGTCATGGGGCGGGCGATGACACTCGGTTCACTGCTTCTGTCGTTGCTGGGCGGGGCAGTCTCAGGCGCTCTCGTCACGTCGTTGTTCGATGATGGCGAGCACCCCGAAATGCGTGGCGAGGCTTCGCCCGTCCCTTCCCCTCCCGTCACGCCGCGAGTCGGCGACGTGCTCGAGGAAGGCCCAACCGCGGCCCTGATCCGGCAGCTCGCGCCGGACGCAGGAATGCCGGCTCCGACAACGACCACGACGGACTCCGAGAGGGCGAGCTCGCAGGGCGAGTACCACGCTCGCTCGCAAGAGGACGCGATCGCGGAGTTCGAGGCACGCCTCTCCGCCCACGATCGCTCGTCGCGACACGTGGATTGGGCGCGCGCGGTCGAGAGCTCCTACTGGAGCGCGTACCAAACAGCCGCGCCTACTGCGCGCTTGTTGAGCTTCGACTGTCGCAGGACCAGCTGCGTCGCAGAAGCTGAATGGGACGACTATCGAGCCGCGCTCGCAGACCACACCGGGCTGCTGGTGCTCGCCTTCGAAGGTGACTGCAGCTCGGAAGCGATGGTCCCTCCGCCAGCGGACCCCGAAGCGCCCTATCGAACGCGCGTGCTGTACTCGTGCCCGGGGCGCTGAGAACGCTCGAACAGCCCATCTCCGCAGCGCTTTGCGCGCGTAATCGCGACACGGGCGCGCGAGAGAGAGCGCTTGCTCGTTGCCGCGAACGTGCGCTTCGGCGGGAAAACGGGACGAAACACGTGACTTCGCGCGGCACTGTCGCCGCGCCAAGGCGAGACGAGATCGCTCGCAGAAAGGAACGTCTCATGTTGAGAAACTTAGTTCTGGCATTCGTATTCGGAGCCGTCGTCAGCGGCGTTGGATTGACGACCGATGCTGCCCACGCGCGGGCACGACGCTTCACGTCGCACCTCT is a window encoding:
- a CDS encoding FG-GAP repeat domain-containing protein, producing the protein MRKARIVGIVVGIAVCAIASCVGCSGGTEPATPPSPPTEAPPAPAPTPPTPTAARTQGEQRGLLVASSQFRVENGAVTATPGPARLEILTPDGDQWRAEVIEDPRSNVFHKALWWQPPTGEPGIVTLGGMAAAVKLWRRGASGWTSETLWTEEFGGQFNRMRDAEIANVYGDGPAIAVATHDQGVVATVRPGASGWTIDRLDREPNTFVHEIEIGDLNGDGQLEIYATPSEPNDLGGGEQSGQVVRYVPRAQQGRTVVADLGNRHAKEIWVGDADGDGRDELYVAVEALTRGSGAALEIVEPVEIRRYDADTAPTAGNVIARIPGERLTRFLTVGDVDGDGRREMVIATFRSGLWLARPGRDPRGEWSLESIDRESSGFEHAALLTDLDGDGKDELYVGADEQGELRRYVWVNGRARREVMLRREVPRAIMTWNLMPVPLSAVAPR
- the nth gene encoding endonuclease III, coding for MNAPVLKRDEKAARIVEILEKLYPSPPIPLDHVDPFTLLVAVVLSAQTTDKKVNEVTPALFAAAPTPEKMAALSEAEILAYIRQVGLSPQKSKALKGLATKIVNEHGGQVPRTFEALEALPGVGHKTASVVMIQAFGHPAFPVDTHIHRLAWRWGLSDGSNVERTEADLKRTFDRSKWDKLHLQIIYFGREHCPALRHDLSACPICSWAAPAKVRAAEAKGGPKSKGRKR
- a CDS encoding RCC1 domain-containing protein, whose amino-acid sequence is MRTLVLASLLLVCSVIVSGCGARSPLDPIWSNDEPASDDAGSPSDPGLRDADVPRDARADERDAAIPLDDGGRDPIEESPRVEIVSAGWRHSCALRGGRALCWGNNASGQLGDGTYVDRDAPVEVLHDEPFAEISAGMQHTCARSRRGEIWCWGHNLHGQVGVVLGESSTTNRPVRVPGITGARGVSAAGQHTCAVRSDRTATCWGHGAFGQLGHGDTASTTTPITVVALDRIEHIEAGWRHTCAVRDDGSVWCWGQNLERQLGVERVEAILTPVQVPGVAGAEQVSAGTHHTCAVLEGGRVSCWGSMGPSGRAEGPFPAHEIVGLSRALQVGAGERGRACVVHENGSLGCFPVLVPHVGADVRIGPFGARRYSIGFEHACVALEDGGVACFGEDDYGQLGDGAPRVGSTTPVRVVGF
- a CDS encoding RNA polymerase sigma factor is translated as MDAGREDGLEVALAAARARAVGAGGVDVGAVFDAHGKYVARVLRCLGVRDQELADVCQEVFLVVQRRLRELDGRASLRTWLYAICVRKALAARRDAARRRAREAPETSEPIGERTPQDELERTRRLAQAIEILGGIAEDKRAVFVLYEVEQLPMPEVAEIVGCPLQTAYSRLYAARKEIAEALRRLRAGGRAE
- a CDS encoding TRM11 family SAM-dependent methyltransferase, translating into MRRPDDRDPRPAPSHRGKPVQRPSKPPLRVQTTTLWEYPSQHYGAGMQGDQRYVGATPSYVIWNLIQRYTREGDLVVDPMCGSGTTIDVAKDTNRRARGFDLAPFRDDIEKSDARKLPLGKESVQLVFLDPPYGDHIDYSEDPACIGKLSAYDPRYYEAMGQVLRECARVLVPGGVMGLYVCDYFEKKKGFAPVGFQLFAQLASLMIPLDVVAVTRHHKTLKMGNYHKAAEEQNFFLRGFNYLFIVQKPERAARRR
- a CDS encoding SUMF1/EgtB/PvdO family nonheme iron enzyme → MRALVLAFLAATVMACGPVASDLDGGGDRLDAGPDAQLGLDDAGTMPDDASLDGASDWGPCTASGIAGRCVDVAACEGTSTPGLCPGPTSIQCCTAPRDGGTSSTCDPDARPLPNEGLVEEPGEDGCPAGMVRVTDAFCIDRFEASLVEVLADGSTRGWSPYFEPVGVRVRATSLRGAVPQGYIRGTQAAAACTEAGKRLCTNTEWLRACQGSSGTTYPYGATRMPGWCNDARAQHPAVEYFMTSADWIYSELDHPCLSQLPDSLARTGDHPMCESESGALDMMGNLHEWTSDPAGTFRGGFYVDTVRNGPGCLYTTTAHDVSHRDYSTGFRCCWSE